A stretch of DNA from Juglans microcarpa x Juglans regia isolate MS1-56 chromosome 5D, Jm3101_v1.0, whole genome shotgun sequence:
attcaacaattaattaactaattgtaTATGGATGACACTCTTCATGAATTTTTGCAAACCGATAAatgtaagaagaaaaaaataaattacactaACCATACAGTTAAACATCTACTTATCACAATCCTGTGCGCTATATTTGGCAGATTCTAGATTAACATGCAGTGGTTCTTCTTCACATATgctaaaaaaactattttttcacTAAATTTAAATAACCAGTGCCGTGTCCACAGTAGCTATTTAATGTTGAAAATCTTTGACTCAAGCATTGGTAGCTGAAAATGTAAGCAATCACAGttgcatacttttttttttttttttgatagatcACAGTTGCATACTTTTAGGAGTATATCGAATGCACAACTTATAATTTAACagcagagaaagaaaaaaggtaaaTAGGCATACCGAGTAACAACATTTTCAGTGTTCCTTGATGCAATTCGGCCTTTTGGGGCTGAGGATAACTGTTAACAGAAACATCAAACAATTGTTCAGTTTACACTGTTTAGAATGAGGAACAAGAACAGGCAAGGAAATTCAAGCAATACAGAAAAATCAGAAAGAAATTAACCTGGGATGCAATATCCACACCAATCTCATCAAGCACCTACAAATAGACTATAGAAATCAGCTACAAGGGGAAGGGAAATGCCATGGACCcttcaagaaaataattaaaactaaaaactcTGGCTGTCAATATTCGACCTGGTTAGTGAGCTCCTCTGTTTCCTCTTCAGCCTCATCTTTGTCTAAAGTTTCATCAATAGACTCTGACATCATCTCTATCTGCACAAGTGACAATAGAATACAGAAAACATATATTACAAGAgaatatatattacaagagAACATTATAATGAAGCAAATGGCAGCACGGGAAAAAAAGTGTGTGATAGATAATGTTCGGACATCTCAAACCAAGGACCCTATGTAACCATATTTCTGTACAGAAAGTGGGTAGGAATCATTTGCTACAGATGAACTGTATAACAATTCAACCAAACCGGTTGTTTTCAAGCTGTAGCAATGAAAAAATTCTTTGAGCTTAAATTATCTGCAGACACTCGTATGGCCGGAGAAAAATTGTGGCAAGATATTGGAGAAATTGCAAGGATACCATCAttttgtgtgcgtgtgtgtgtgtgtgtgtgtgtgtgagagagagagagagagagagaatattacAGTCATGTCCATCTGTGCTGACTGCTTCTGAAACTCTTTAATCACCTTAGCTTGTTTTGCTGGTGCCATTTGCTGAAAAGAGAAGCAGACTGATAATATCACTCAACTATAAACAGTGGGTACTTCAGGTTTACTCTTCCAGCATGAGCACAGAAGCCAAATAAAGCAAAATCGTGGcaaacaaattaatatgtaGAGGACTTCATTACCATTAGGTTCAGTTCATTGATGTGTACACTAAAGTAGTAATGAAAACACTACTCAAACTCATCAAGAAAATCTCTCTCTGCATTATTTGGCATACTTCTCTATCCATACTAGAATCCTCACTGAACAGTGAGCCATGGGAATATTGATTTGGGTAATGGCATGTCTCCTAAGCAGGATTGAGAAATTCCAGAATAAGAAGGGGTCTTATCTTCTAGAATAACCCTTGAAACACATACCTTGTTCATTGCCACCATTGCTTTAGTTGCACCCTTCATTCCAGTAGAAATTGACGTGCTAGCATACAATGCCTGCAGATGAGAGGCAATGCTAAGCAAAATGAAACAAATGGCAAAAATTCATATACTTGTAAACACTAGGTTTTGCAAGTAAAATGGTGACCTGCGTATGAGTTGCTACACCTCTGATTTGTGCACGACTCCCTTGCAAATTAGTTATTTGTTGACGCAGCCGGACAAGTTGACGAGCTAAGATTCTGGTTGCAGCCTGGATGTTACAAACAGATAACTAAAACCAACATTGGCAGATGAAAATGCTATATTTGTTACATGTCAGCCAGGTTAAAGTTTGACAGGACCCCGCACATCCTCGAAAACTCACTTGGAAGGTCACTCATGATATATGTTAAAATCAAGTTAATCCAcatgtaaaattattaataaggTAAAGTTGAACCATATATCAATTTTCAAACCCGTAAGAAATCTGTTTGTTGATAGGCACACCTTACTTCCTAAGTTGATGCCATGTGCCCAAGGTTAAATTCGGTACAATTCACATATAGTTTGACAAATTACAGATGTTTCAGCAGTCAATTTACGATCGGTTCAGAGCGTATGCCCATTTGTTGTATGAAACTGGTATTTAACGAGGAAAATAAACTTGCCTCATTTCCAGTTTTAGCGGTTTTCTTAATCTCTGCCACCAATTTCTTCTCCTGAAAAATTGCATGCCATGGAGTTGAAattggagaaaagaaatgtaaCTATAGAAGGAAAAGAGCCTGACTATAGTTTTATACCTCCAATTGAAGAGATGCAATCTCCCGTTCAATACCTAAAAAAAGAAGGTGCATCAGCAAGTTACATGTCATAAGCAGTAAGATAAAACTTAAGTGATAAACTTTGTACTTTGCAGTCTTCCTTTATTAATGAACATCTAGCACTTAAGTACCATTGAGTGACTTGCGAAATATTAGTATGGCACAAAAATAtgacttatttttcaaaattttcctattATACTTGAAAGATTCTATCATACCAACTAAAGTAGTTTGTCAAATGATTCTCTTCCTATcactaattatattattacttttcctACTTTGGGAAAAACCCTTTCACCTTTCTAAATGTAGCAGTAAAGATGCACACTAAGATCAAAATAACTATCTAAGGCTGTAACAAACTAGcttataaaactcattttttttataagtaatatttattaatatctaTAGGCGtccaagtatacaagagaaaacacctagcaAATAATAGAGAGCCCCTAATGAACAGAAAGGCCGTAATAGGGAACATCGCCCAAGAGGGAGAAATTAGAAACCTATCCaatatacaccaagcccgatTGGGACAACACACGCCTCTCCAAAGCAAAGCAAGTCACTGTAACTACCCCAACCCCTTGGGAACCTTGTTTAGACTAATACTCCACCCGAATGGTACTCCACCTGCAAGTCACTGTAACTACCCCAAAGCAAGTCCTGCCCTCCCTCTAGTCCTCCCTCGACTTGTACTACCTCCCTTTGCGtcatagttgattgcccaagtaagatgctttaactccctgctcttcttaaatcttgattttgtttcaagcgactataaaactcatttaaatcaTTAATATTATTCAGATAGTGTTTTTTTCCCTAAGCAGTTATAGTTCAAGTCTAAGATCAATAATAGGTCTGGAATAAAGATTCTTATTTCAACTGAAAACATTTGAATGCATAACACCTTCATGATAGAGATCTAtccctatatataaattatatatataattttaatactaGAATGATGGGAGAATGTTAATGTGTTACAATATTCCATGAAAAAAGGTTTATTCAGATATTTGTCAAGAAAATAACTTGTcaagaaaaagttttataagTTAATGAGTAAAGGTATTTCTCTAATGGAGTGTTGAGCTCATTCACCAGTGAAAAGTTAGATTCAGCATATAATGAATAACTTAAGTTGTATATTGGAGTTACAAAGGCATTCAGACAATTCTTGCAATAAACTGGGCTCAAGCATGGTAAAAGCGAGACTTGACAAGGTTAGACCAGACTAAAGATAGGAAGATTGATTATATGAGACAATAACATGAAATTAGGTTTTCCAGAATTATAACCGCAATAGGTTcttaaaaattgtttaattttcttcaCCAAAACTAGTTCTAACTTAATTAATGactaggccttgtttgttttcacagttcatctcaactcatctcatctaatcattacaactttctcaaattcccacacaaaataaaataaacaattcaactttttcaaatcctaaaacaaaaataatattaaaaaaatatattctaacaatattttattcaactttttaattttaatctcaactcatctgcgaaaacaaacgaggcctagaGGCATTTCCAAGTGGAGTTTTGGACTCAACCACTAGTGCAAATTTGATTCAAGTTATATGAGAATAAGATCATCTCCAGTGTTATACCTGCATTGGAAGCTCCAAttctaaaagagaaaaaacacaACAATAAATGCAAATCTGGGTTCCACACTGTAAGAAATTCATACATGGCATCGCTAAATGTCACATGACCCATATGTTGTGTCTATCTACCTTTGAATTGGGGACTGTCTAATTTAGgcagaaaattaaaaaggatCTCAACCGTGCTTGAGCATGGTAAACACAAACTGACTAccattttaaatttcaacatcacttggcTGCCAATTTATCAGCGATTATTCAAGCACAACGCTCAAACTAACTACCCAACTCTGAGATGATgatttccatcatttttttactATCGTGGGGAATACAATGCATAAAAAAGATCAAGGCATTTGCAATCGTTTAGAAAAGAATCTAGTGTTAGggcaatataacatatatacctCTTGTGGCAACAGCCATTTCTCTCTTGCTTGTTCGCAGAGCATCTGCCGAAACAGAAATtcattttatgaaaattcaatataagGAAAATAAGCTGAAAATATGTTAGATAAGAAAACCAAACCTCTATTGGGTCGGATAGAAAATTAGAAGAAGAGATAATTGCTATTTCGGGTtcgaaaatatgagatttaattcTCCTACAATTCCTTAGGAACCAAActaggtaaaaataaaatttaaaaataaacaaccaCTTCTAAAAGAAGAGGATATTGCTTTTGTTTCCAGGGCAGATaccagatttttatttttattttctattttttttaaaaaagagagaaacaatGGAGATTCAGAAAAATGCTTATGTCTTTGGTCGTGTAAAAGTAAAAGCACTTCGATTAAAAGCGTGTACCTACCTTTGGGTGAGGTTTTCTTCCTGAAAATGTTCATGATTTGCCCCCCGGTTCCGCGCTCGAACAATTTGATGAAAACCCTAGTTGTATAATTGAAGTTGTGTGAAGAAGTGGAAGCTTCTCCTTACGCAATCTCCAGCGAAGTGAAAGAGTGGATCGGCTCCTTGAGATTCTCAGATCTTCAGAGCAGCTCTTTCATTTTCCGAATCTTCTAAAAGTGCTGTTTTTGAGTGGAGACTCGAGGGGGAGTATAGGCCTCGGGGAGCGTTCCGCTTCTCCGCGTGTCCATTCAACGGTAATCAGCCAACTAGCCGTTATCCATACGCTTTTACTAAAACAGCCCCCTgatggttctttttttttttttttattcacatgtTTTCGTTGACTTCGACCCTTTCTCTTTAGAAAAAGTGTTATTTCTGGCGATTTTGTGCACCCACCGAATATGACATGTAAAAGGCTAATGAAACGGTGCGCATGGATGGGGCGG
This window harbors:
- the LOC121264904 gene encoding vacuolar protein sorting-associated protein 2 homolog 2, giving the protein MNIFRKKTSPKDALRTSKREMAVATRGIEREIASLQLEEKKLVAEIKKTAKTGNEAATRILARQLVRLRQQITNLQGSRAQIRGVATHTQALYASTSISTGMKGATKAMVAMNKQMAPAKQAKVIKEFQKQSAQMDMTIEMMSESIDETLDKDEAEEETEELTNQVLDEIGVDIASQLSSAPKGRIASRNTENVVTRSEPPDVEDLEKRLASLRRI